The following proteins are co-located in the Besnoitia besnoiti strain Bb-Ger1 chromosome Unknown contig00007, whole genome shotgun sequence genome:
- a CDS encoding plasma membrane-type Ca(2+)-ATPase A1 PMCAA1 (encoded by transcript BESB_073250), with protein sequence MEELKKQAADLPRLFRDRWATGLGDYCSQRPLLVAGFLLLTLAQVFVTFWFLKLFPAPVLLTWWQLTSSLLCAYILGEFGDAFHKFRYFPRLGAPDKDTFVRFLPYSLSYCLFLVFSNALVAHLPNPIYLPLAAAFAVGTNQIFRFCGCSAIQDASPLRWVSTCLLVLPPFVCCAVWGSSFIVYVILSAFSTILFRSCFLPKALHLAGGHGSELNFYHNLTGAAVLLLPAWFLGELSPALSFSFLLQWRNWQIGGCWVTVSVLAFLRNVVGNRVMREGGAEVWRATEIVALVLVGCLSPFLVEPVPGFAVVVSYVCVLSGRLLGNLEGLAEEEKRSQFHRALIHGGSSICPGGKDKHLTDEPVLFVHSDGPATSFAQGSPSDVWPDDEDPEAYRERRMRLTDIVHAYVTRVNHEDIDLIQDLGGVQTICHGLGSDLCDGLAIVKGLTSRARGSFDSTSTGSPRFRSSLFSRDGRGNWRLLGSGAFGAGSSSDALVHGQSARGSEQEEDGGILAAASRQSWLGGLLGLGSKAPEDGDLLRTQQRRYGVNRLPHRPLSSFWTLVLEAASDATLRILMVCGLLSIVLALLFSSEPEIEMLEGVAIWVAVLVVVIVTAGNDWMKEQQFAQLSVVKDDKRCTVIRNGRKEQISVFQLVVGDLIHLEAGDEIPADAIVTQSNELKVDESSLTGESDMIRKEAFKRCLEEAAVADRKSAARGTPKCAREEEARAGSPVPPLQLDEAKATSPAGTSRSGGPAPPWHDTEAASHHEVASPVVLSGTTISTGSGTALVIAVGHYSQVGQMFQKLAYDAEPTPLQRKLNALAEDIGNFGLISAILAFFVLLAEFWVMFFLQDSAKRESALDVINDHVEFFVTAITMLVVAVPEGLPLAVTISLAYSIGQMLRDQNYVRRLAACEIMGGANEICSDKTGTLTKNQMTVTQFWNGQSILQVPSFSAASAEGSADSTSPRAFREILGDGNEHEASTTLASLPPSADSVTAASSVPSHPANVAGAGGSANDQEALACLQHHDLKWEILMQAIALNSTAFLVSEEVLIAEGTEEESKRVTLKHIGSPTECALLAFQDQPCGGDYAATRRQLLGEGETQLVQREDFSSDRKMMTSVVRIPRSSAGGADDASGSRDILRIFVKGAGERVLQQCTSLMVANGEIERLTPDRKAEIEKTVINTMASQALRTICLAYRDIDPELEPDWKERCAPPQQFFLKAETNLTCLGIAGIEDPVRDEVPGAVSQCQRAGIKVRMVTGDNIITAKAIAKRCHIYHEDAGGIAMLGPDFTRAVGGVVCQSCQTEICGCATDAKTAEEQNLPLRVDVIRDLEAFDKIWSRLEVLARSQPSDKYALVTALKQKGRVVAVTGDGTNDAPALKKADVGFAMGLSGKEVAKQAADIVMLDDNFTCIVKAVKWGRNIYDNIRRFLQFQLTVNAVAVVLTVVCAAVEREAPLSAVQMLWVNLIMDSFASLALATERPTEDLLNRKPQGRDSYLISRSMLTSIVASAVYQLTVMLSLIFYGEHFLPETKWGFLSDEERTNLGFCEFSDCNTTTFTGTRMLSGRRYKLFSTEDDYKPEWLREVGPSRHGTFVFNTFVFMQIFNMVNARDVDDSQIDKGTSLLGSIVMMVKNPLGLGIWLFILFGQILMTEYGGRLLGCNVEGLNGEQWLLSLLIAVGGLLWGRLPRIFPGLYKLAPELGSREETLEDTRSIALELRGRTPDRINERLGLASYTFAKKYAKKARLMTLSRLRRRNLQSRAGGGSRSISPPSSATRRGENESAWRQRTTSVASPGADPCQGGSALIELPVSSL encoded by the exons ATGGAGGAGCTAAAGAAGCAGGCAGCCGATTTGCCCCGTCTCTTCCGAGACAGATGGGCGACAGGCCTCGGAGACTACTGTAGCCAGCGTCCTCTGTTAGTCGCTGGATTCCTCCTCCTCACTCTTGCGCAGGTTTTTGTGACTTTTTGGTTCCTTAAGCTTTTTCCCGCGCCCGTTCTGCTCACGTGGTGGCAACTCACTTCATCCCTGCTCTGCGCCTATATTCTTGGGGAGTTCGGTGATGCCTTCCACAAGTTCCGCTACTTCCCTCGCCTTGGCGCTCCGGACAAAGACACCTTCGTCCGCTTCCTGCCGTATTCTCTGTCGTACTGTCTGTTTCTGGTATTCTCGAACGCCCTTGTCGCGCACCTCCCGAACCCAATCTACCTTCCTCTAGCCGCGGCGTTTGCCGTGGGAACAAACCAGATCTTCCGCTTCTGTGGCTGCTCCGCGATTCAGGatgcgtcgcctcttcgctgggTTTCCACTTGTCTCTTGGTGCTTCCTCCCTTTGTCTGCTGTGCGGTATGGGGTTCGTCCTTCATCGTCTACGTCATTCTGTCCGCTTTTTCAACTATTCTCTTTAGATCGTGTTTCCTTCCCAAGGCTCTCCACCTTGCTGGCGGCCACGGGTCTGAATTGAACTTCTACCACAATCTCACAGGCGCGGCagttcttctccttcctgccTGGTTCCTCGGTGAGCTCTCTCCGGCTTTGTCATTCTCCTTCTTGCTGCAGTGGAGAAACTGGCAAATAGGAGGCTGCTGGGTGACTGTCTCTGtcctcgcgtttcttcgaAACGTAGTCGGGAACCGCGTCATGCGCGAAGGGGGGGCAGAGGTGTGGCGCGCCACAGAGATCGTGGCTCTCGTCCTTGTTGGCTGTCTCTCCCCGTTCCTCGTCGAGCCTGTTCCCGGCTTTGCTGTCGTGGTCTCCTACGTGTGCGTGCTCTCTGGGCGGCTTCTCGGCAACCTCGAAGGgctcgcagaggaggaaaaacgaAGCCAGTTCCACCGCGCCCTCATCCACGGCGGCTCCTCGATCTGCCCAGGAGGAAAAGACAAACACCTGACCGATGAACCCGTCCTCTTTGTCCACTCCGATGGGCCGGCGACTTCGTTTGCGCAGGGCTCGCCGTCTGACGTCTGGCCTGATGACGAGGATCCGGAGGCCTACAGggagcggcgcatgcgcttgACGGATATTGTGCACGCCTACGTGACTCGTGTGAACCACGAGGATATCGACCTCATCCAAGACTTGGGCGGTGTTCAGACGATCTGTCACGGCCTCGGCTCCGACCTGTGCGATGGCCTTGCAATCGTCAAGGGTCTCACGTCCCGCGCACGGGGCTCGTTCGACAGCACCAGCACTGGCTCTCCGCGGTTCAGGTCTAGCCTCTTCTCACGAGACGGACGTGGAAACTGGAGACTCCTAGGGTCAGGTGCGTTCGGCGCGGGGTCATCGTCGGATGCTCTGGTGCACGGGCAGAGTGCTCGAGGGTCAgagcaagaagaagacggaggcATTCTCGCAGCTGCGAGCCGACAGTCGTGGCTCGGAGGCCTTCTCGGGCTGGGCTCCAAGGCTCCAGAGGATGGCGACCTCCTTCGGACCCAACAACGACGATACGGTGTCAACCGCCTCCCTCAtcgtcctctctcgtctttctgGACACTGGTTTTGGAGGCAGCCAGCGACGCCACACTCAGGATCCTCATGGTCTGTGGGCTTCTGTCGATCGTGTTGGCGTTGCTTTTCTCGAGCGAACCAGAAATTGAAATGCTTGAGGGCGTGGCGATTTGGGTGGCTGTTCTTGTTGTTGTCATCGTTACTGCCGGGAACGACTGGATGAAGGAGCAACAGTTTGCTCAGCTGTCAGTGGTGAAGGACGACAAACGGTGCACGGTCATTCGCAACGGCCGAAAGGAACAGATCTCTGTCTTCCAGCTGGTCGTCGGCGATCTTATTCATTTGGAGGCTGGAGACGAGATTCCTGCAGACGCCATCGTCACCCAGTCCAACGAACTGAAGGTGGACGAAAGCTCGCTGACGGGAGAAAGCGACATGATCAGGAAAGAGGCCTTCAAACGGTGCCTAGAAGAAGCGGCTGTTGCCGATCGCAAGTCTGCGGCCCGCGGGACGCCGAAATGCGcccgagaggaagaggcgcgagcgggaTCTCCCGTGCCGCCGCTCCAACTGGACGAAGCAAAGGCAACCTCGCCTGCGGGAACCAGCCGCTCAGGAGGACCCGCGCCCCCATGGCACGACACTGAAGCTGCGAGCCATCACGAGGTTGCGTCTCCTGTTGTTCTTTCCGGCACGACCATCAGCACGGGAAGTGGCACGGCGCTTGTCATCGCCGTCGGACACTACTCGCAAGTTGGCCAGATGTTCCAGAAGCTGGCTTACGACGCAGAGCCCACGCCACTTCAGCGGAAGCTGAATGCGCTGGCGGAAGACATCGGCAACTTTGGCTTGATCAGCGCcatcctcgccttcttcgttcttCTCGCAGAGTTCTGGGTGATGTTCTTCCTGCAGGACTCTGCGAAACGCGAATCCGCCCTCGACGTCATCAACGACCATGTGGAGTTCTTCGTCACCGCCATCACCatgctcgtcgtcgcggtcCCCGAGggcctgcctctcgccgtcACCATTTCCCTTGCCTACTCCATAGGCCAGATGCTGAGAGACCAGAACTACGTCAGGCGGCTGGCTGCGTGCGAGATTATGGGAGGCGCCAACGAGATCTGCAGCGACAAGACAGGAACTCTGACGAAGAACCAAATGACCGTCACGCAGTTCTGGAATGGCCAAAGTATCCTGCAGGTCCCCTCCTTCTCAGCCGCTTCTGCAGAGGGGTCTGCAGATTcgacgtctccgcgcgccttccgggAGATACTTGGCGACGGCAACGAGCACGAGGCTTCGACAACGcttgcgtctctgccgccgtctgccgATTCCGTGACGGCTGCCTCATCTGTGCCTTCTCACCCGGCGAAtgtcgcaggcgcagggggTTCAGCGAACGACCAGGAGGCCTTGGCGTGCCTCCAACACCACGATCTGAAGTGGGAAATTCTGATGCAAGCGATTGCATTGAACAGCACAGCGTTCTTAGTGTCTGAGGAAGTCCTCATCGCCGAGGGCACGGAGGAAGAATCCAAGAGAGTGACGCTCAAACACATTGGTTCCCCGACGGAATGCGCTCTGCTGGCCTTCCAGGATCAGCCTTGTGGCGGCGACTACGCCGCAACTCGCAGACAGTTGTTGGGCGAAGGTGAAACGCAGCTGGTTCAGCGCGAAGACTTCTCCAGTGACAGGAAAATGATGACGTCTGTAGTTCGTATTCCCCGGTCGTCTGCAGGGGGAGCTGACGACGCTAGCGGGTCGCGCGACATTCTACGAATATTCGTCAAGGGAGCCGGTGAGAGAGTGCTGCAGCAGTGCACGTCTTTGATGGTTGCCAACGGGGAGATCGAGCGGCTGACACCCGACAGGAAGGCTGAGATCGAGAAGACCGTCATCAACACCATGGCGTCCCAGGCTCTGCGCACCATCTGCCTGGCCTACCGAGATATTGATCCGGAGCTCGAGCCAGACTGGAAggagcgctgcgcgcctccacagcaATTTTTTCTCAAGGCAGAGACAAACTTGACGTGTTTAGGCATTGCAGGTATTGAGGACCCCGTGCGAGACGAAGTCCCAGGCGCCGTCTCGCAGTGCCAGAGAGCAGGCATCAAAGTGCGCATGGTCACTGGAGACAACATTATCACGGCGAAGGCCATCGCGAAGAGATGCCACATCTACCATGAGGACGCTGGCGGCATTGCCATGCTGGGGCCTGACTTCactcgcgccgtcggcggtgTCGTCTGTCAGTCGTGCCAGACTGAGATTTGCGGGTGCGCCACGGACGCGAAGACTGCTGAGGAGCAGAATCTGCCTTTGCGGGTTGATGTGATCCGCGACCTGGAAGCGTTCGATAAGATCTGGTCACGCCTGGAGGTCCTCGCCCGATCCCAGCCGAGCGACAAATACGCACTAGTCACGGCGTTGAAGCAGAAGGGCAGAGTTGTCGCCGTGACGGGCGATGGAACGAACGACGCCCCTGCGCTCAAAAAGGCCGATGTCGGTTTCGCTATGGGTCTGTCTGGAAAGGAGGTTGCGAAGCAGGCAGCAGATATCGTGATGCTCGACGACAACTTCACATGCATCGTCAAGGCTGTCAAGTGGGGTCGGAACATCTATGACAATatccgccgcttcctccagTTCCAGCTTACTGTGAACGCAGTGGCTGTCGTCCTGACTGTCGTCTGTGCTGCggtcgagagagaggcgccgctctccgctgtGCAAATGCTGTGGGTAAACCTTATCATGGATTCCTTCGCGTCCTTGGCCCTCGCCACCGAACGCCCTACAGAGGACCTCCTCAACAGAAAGCCGCAAGGCAGAGACAGCTACCTCATTTCGAGGTCGATGCTAACGAGTATAGTCGCGTCCGCCGTGTACCAACTCACCGTCATGCTCTCTCTCATTTTCTACGGCGAGCACTTCCTTCCTGAAACCAAGTGGGGTTTCCTCTCCGACGAGGAGCGGACGAACCTGGGCTTCTGCGAGTTCTCCGATTGCAATACGACTACAT TTACGGGCACGCGAATGCTCTCAGGACGGCGGTACAAACTGTTTTCTACGGAGGACGACTACAAGCCCGAATGGCTACGCGAAGTGGGCCCCTCTCGCCACGGTACTTTCGTCTTCAACACCTTCGTCTTCATGCAGATTTTCAACATGGTCAACGCGAGAGACGTAGATGACAGCCAAATTGACAAGGGCACGTCGCTCCTGGGATCGATCGTCATGATGGTGAAGAACCCCCTTGGACTCGGCATCTGGCTGTTCATTCTCTTCGGGCAGATTCTGATGACCGAGTACGGCGGCCGACTTCTTGGCTGCAACGTTGAG GGTCTGAACGGTGAGCAATGGCTTCTCAGTCTGCTCATTGCCGTGGGCGGTCTGCTCTGGGGACGGTTGCCGCGGATATTTCCTGGGCTGTATAAACTCGCGCCCGAGCTGGGAAgtcgcgaggagacgcttgAGGACACGCGCAGCATCGCCCTGGAGCTGAGAGGTCGCACGCCAGACAGAATCAATGAGAGACTCGGTCTGGCAAGCTACACGTTCGCGAAGAAATACGCTAAGAAGGCGCGGCTGATGACACTGAGCAGGCTCCGAAGAAGAAACCTGCAGTCCAGAGCGGGCGGCGGATCAAGAAGCATTTCGCCACCTTCAAGTGCGACACGCAGGGGCGAGAACGAGTCCGCGTGGCGCCAGCGAACCACGTCAGTCGCCTCTCCGGGGGCCGACCCCTGTCAGGGGGGCTCTGCCCTCATCGAGTTGCCGGTGTCTTCGCTGTAA